One window of the Pirellulales bacterium genome contains the following:
- a CDS encoding STAS/SEC14 domain-containing protein gives MIEQLSGMPTNVMGFQMSGKLHDADYKTFVPLIDEAIAKQGKIRMLAQFHDFHGWDAKALWDDTKFATTHCTKIERIALVGEKTWEKWMATICKPFTMAKIRYFDAAELEAAKQWLAEA, from the coding sequence GCAACTTTCCGGAATGCCAACCAACGTGATGGGCTTCCAAATGTCGGGCAAGCTGCACGATGCGGATTACAAAACATTCGTACCACTGATCGACGAAGCCATTGCCAAGCAGGGAAAAATTCGGATGCTGGCGCAGTTTCACGATTTCCACGGTTGGGACGCCAAAGCGCTGTGGGACGACACGAAATTCGCCACCACGCATTGCACAAAAATCGAGCGCATTGCTTTGGTCGGCGAAAAGACGTGGGAAAAGTGGATGGCCACCATTTGCAAGCCGTTCACGATGGCGAAAATCCGCTACTTCGACGCTGCCGAGTTGGAAGCGGCCAAACAATGGCTCGCCGAGGCGTAA